The following coding sequences are from one Scomber scombrus chromosome 20, fScoSco1.1, whole genome shotgun sequence window:
- the LOC134002583 gene encoding uncharacterized protein LOC134002583, with the protein MAKHNISLLFGIVLSLLFFIITVVFNALAGPGIYPFLYSTGNISDEFTTQITPSGWTFSIWSVIYAFLASVLAYVLSGLYRKNAYGYVYCSPAILPHGFFLTWCLNMGFNIGWLFLWDRRLMPAALAFLILIAFTNYVMIFFSCNGLHVYGAWLNKYHKVDLWLLRVLIQNGIAIYATWTTIASLINLNIVLTTEANMSQMNAAIVSLSVLTVVLFVWFILENGVLDKYVRYILSIYPVVIWALTGVYTKNYDAEAQSPSDIFIVALLASACVLCATRIVLVIWKHIKKPLYEDVSPEVMTPMEIAEKQRKIFK; encoded by the exons ATggcaaaacacaacattagcCTTCTGTTTGGCATCGTGCTGTCATTGcttttcttcatcatcactgtggtgtTCAATGCTCTAGCAGGACCAGGAATAT ACCCTTTCTTGTATAGCACAGGCAACATTTCAGATGAGTTTACAACCCAGATTACACCATCAGGATGGACCTTTTCTATCTGGTCGGTCATTTACGCCTTTCTGGCTTCGGTGTTGGCTTATGTCCTCTCTGGCCTTTATAGGAA AAATGCTTACGGCTACGTGTACTGCAGCCCTGCTATTTTGccacatggattttttttaacttggtGCCTGAATATGGGATTCAACATTGGATGGTTGTTTCTTTGGGACAGGAG GCTGATGCCTGCTGCACTGGCCTTCCTCATCCTGATCGCCTTCACTAACTACGTCATGATATTCTTCTCTTGCAATGGACTTCATGTTTACGGAGCCTGGCTCAACAAATACCACAAAGTGGACCTGTGGCTCCTCCGTGTGTTG ATACAGAATGGTATTGCCATATATGCAACATGGACAACCATTGCATCTTTAATTAACCTGAATATTGTTTTGACCACTGAAGCAAACATGTCCCAAATGAATGCTGCCATTGTCTCACTCTCTGTTTTGACTGTGGTGCTGTTTGTTTG gtttaTCCTGGAAAATGGTGTCCTTGACAAATATGTGCGGTACATTCTCAGTATTTACCCTGTTGTGATCTGGGCGCTGACAGGGGTATACACCAAAAACTATGACGCCGAAGCTCAGAGCCCCAGTGACATCTTCATTG TTGCGCTGTTGGCTTCAGCCTGTGTCTTGTGCGCCACACGCATTGTTTTAGTCATCTGGAAACACATCAAAAAGCCACTTTACGAAGATGTCAGCCCAGAGGTCATGACGCCAATGGAGATCGCTgagaagcaaagaaaaatatttaaatga
- the LOC134002547 gene encoding nanos homolog 2-like: MRCTNCANFSPKMTQRQLAFRSSLFSDDDCFDMWHDYMNLSTLLEKLCVGREVDHRDTEGPKKQETAPGAHISRPEDDSTPQSSLTGSLASSLSDSSCSGTDYCRFCKQNGESARVYRSHKLRSEKGKVVCPILWSYTCPICEATGDYAHTRRHCPQAQRQEAARKMPSCFW; the protein is encoded by the coding sequence ATGAGATGCACAAACTGCGCAAacttttctccaaaaatgacgCAAAGACAACTGGCATTCAGGAGCTCCCTCTTCTCTGATGATGACTGCTTCGACATGTGGCATGACTACATGAACCTGAGCACACTGCTGGAGAAGCTGTGTGTTGGGCGTGAGGTAGACCACAGAGACACCGAGGGTCCCAAGAAACAGGAGACGGCACCTGGGGCCCACATCTCTCGGCCCGAGGATGACTCGACTCCACAGTCGAGTCTGACAGGGAGTTTGGCCAGCAGCCTGTCAGACTCCAGCTGCAGCGGGACGGACTACTGCCGCTTCTGCAAGCAGAACGGGGAATCTGCAAGAGTGTACCGTTCACACAAGCTGAGATCAGAAAAAGGGAAAGTCGTCTGCCCCATCCTCTGGAGCTACACCTGTCCCATCTGTGAGGCCACCGGTGACTACGCACACACACGCCGGCACTGCCCGCAGGCGCAGCGTCAGGAGGCTGCGAGAAAGATGCCGTCCTGCTTCTGGTAG